CTGGGCCTGGGCTTCGGGGACGCGGTCGTCTCCCTGGGCGCCTCCGGGTCGGTGATGGCCGTGCACCCCGAGGCGCTGCAGGACGGCACCGGGATGATCACCTCCCTCGCCGACGCCACCGGCATGCACCTGCCGGTCGTCACCACCCTGAACGCCGTGCGCACCCTGCGCGGCACCGCCGAACTGCTCGGGCTGCCCGACCTGGAGAGCCTGTCCGACCTGGCGCTGAAGTCGACGCCCGGCTCCCACGGCCTCGTACTGCTGCCCTACCTGGAGGGCGAGCGGACGCCCGCGCTGCCGCACACCGCGGGGACGCTGACGGGGCTCAGGCGGGAGTCGATGAAGGCGGAGCACCTGGCGCGGGCGGCCTTCGAGGGCATGCTGTGCGGGCTCGCGGACGCGCTCGACGTGCTGCGTGGGCGCGGGGTCGAGGTGCGGCGGGTCTTCCTGCTGGGGGCGGCGGCCGAGCTGCCGGCCGTGCAGGCCTCGGCGCCCTCGCTGTTCGGGGCCCAGGTCGTCGTGCCGCAGCCCGCGGACTACGCAGCGATCGGCGCGGCCCGGCAGGCGGCCTGGTCGCTCGGGGTGTCCCGGGGGACCCTCGACGCGCGTACCCCGCCGGCCTGGCAGGGGGCGGTCGCGCAGGTGCTCGAACCCGGCGAGGAGCTGGCCGTGGGGCAGGCGGTGCGCCAGCAGTACGTGTCGGTGCGGGAGCAGACGCATCCCGGGGCGTTCCGGCCGTAGCAGTCCCTCGGCGGGTCGGCGGCGGCCGACCCGCCGGGTTGATCGGTTGAGGTAACGCGGGTGGAGTGTCCGACGATAGGGGCCAGGGGCAACCAACCGGCCCCTACCGCCGACTCCGAGAGACCAGCGTGCTCATACGACTTCTGCGGACCTGTCTGAGGCCCTACAAGAAACCCATCGCCGTGCTGGTGCTGCTGCAGTTCCTGCAGACCTGCGCGACGCTCTACCTCCCCACGTTGAACGCCGGCATCATCGACAACGGTGTCGTCGACGGCGACACCGGTTACATCCTGTCCTTCGGTGCCGTGATGATCGGCATCTCGCTGGCGCAGGTGGTGTGCAACATCGGTGCCGTGTACTACGGCGCCCGCACCGCCGCGGCGCTCGGCCGGGACCTGCGGGCCGCCGTCTTCGACCGGGTGCAGTCCTTCTCCGCGCGTGAGGTCGGTCACTTCGGCGCGCCCTCACTGATCACCCGGACGACGAACGACGTGCAGCAGATCCAGATGCTGGCGCTGATGACGTTCACGCTGA
This region of Streptomyces chromofuscus genomic DNA includes:
- a CDS encoding FGGY family carbohydrate kinase, which encodes MGIVAGLDSSPDFTRIVVCDADTGAVLRQGYAPHPVEGAEGTGRPSDVDPQAWLLSLGEAAGGGLLEGVQAIGVSAQQNALVPLDAQGGTVRPALVGGDRRAQVAAADLIDALGGREAWAQAVGCVPQAAQPVTKLRWLARNEPENAARVAVLMQAHDWLVWQLLGRPIRRTTDRGGASGTGYWSAATGGYRPDLVELALGHQVVLPEVVGPSDAAGTTPEGLLISAGTGETMAAAFGLGLGFGDAVVSLGASGSVMAVHPEALQDGTGMITSLADATGMHLPVVTTLNAVRTLRGTAELLGLPDLESLSDLALKSTPGSHGLVLLPYLEGERTPALPHTAGTLTGLRRESMKAEHLARAAFEGMLCGLADALDVLRGRGVEVRRVFLLGAAAELPAVQASAPSLFGAQVVVPQPADYAAIGAARQAAWSLGVSRGTLDARTPPAWQGAVAQVLEPGEELAVGQAVRQQYVSVREQTHPGAFRP